The following coding sequences lie in one Desulfitibacter sp. BRH_c19 genomic window:
- a CDS encoding radical SAM protein yields MEIFGEKVYKVPVNLPGTCPNRDGTISLGGCTFCDEQGSGFECLSNTLSIQEQICKNQEFFRKRFGASKFIVYFQAFTNTYKPYQQFVEEIEVAVKEEDVIGISLSTRPDCINDKYLDFLYELKVKNSLEVDIELGLQTVNYHTLTRINRGHTLAEFLDAVIRIKKRDLKICSHVILNLPGDTDLDIIENAKIISSLGIDYVKLHSLYIVENTLLGKQYLNKEFTVVSLDEYVARVVTFLEYLYPAAVVQRLVGKGPKGKLLFSNWDTSWWKIKELIETRLEELDTYQGKKCDYLNGKALRKF; encoded by the coding sequence ATGGAAATATTTGGAGAAAAAGTATATAAGGTACCTGTAAATTTACCCGGGACCTGTCCTAATAGAGATGGCACCATAAGCCTCGGTGGCTGTACTTTTTGTGATGAACAAGGTTCAGGCTTTGAATGCCTTTCAAACACTTTATCTATTCAAGAACAAATTTGTAAAAATCAAGAGTTTTTTAGAAAGAGATTTGGTGCCAGTAAGTTCATAGTGTACTTTCAAGCATTTACAAATACCTATAAACCATATCAGCAATTTGTAGAGGAGATAGAGGTAGCAGTTAAGGAAGAAGATGTCATAGGTATCTCTTTGTCTACGAGACCAGACTGTATTAATGACAAGTATCTCGATTTTCTATATGAATTAAAAGTAAAAAATAGTCTTGAGGTTGATATTGAGCTTGGCTTACAGACTGTTAATTATCATACCCTGACAAGAATAAATAGGGGACATACTTTGGCAGAGTTTTTAGATGCAGTAATTAGGATAAAGAAACGAGATTTGAAAATTTGTTCACATGTAATTTTAAATTTACCAGGGGATACAGATCTAGATATTATAGAAAATGCTAAAATAATATCTTCTTTAGGAATAGACTATGTAAAGTTACACTCTTTATATATAGTAGAAAACACATTATTAGGGAAGCAATACCTAAATAAAGAGTTTACCGTTGTCTCCTTAGATGAATATGTAGCTAGGGTAGTGACTTTTTTAGAGTATTTGTATCCAGCAGCTGTAGTCCAGCGGTTAGTAGGTAAGGGGCCAAAAGGAAAACTTCTTTTTAGTAATTGGGATACCAGTTGGTGGAAGATAAAAGAGCTGATCGAGACTAGACTAGAAGAGCTTGATACCTATCAAGGTAAGAAATGTGACTATTTAAACGGAAAGGCACTAAGGAAATTCTAA